A window of the Egibacter rhizosphaerae genome harbors these coding sequences:
- a CDS encoding TatD family hydrolase, translated as MYTDTHCHLEMLDIPPGEAVDRARADGVDTLVTVGIDLASSAECVGTASAFDGVWASVGIHPHNAIEATEAVLGHLRSLAEHPQVVAIGETGLDWFRDHSPAVRQEEAFREQLRLAKELGRTLVIHCREAHKDLLRVLEDEGAPERTVMHCFSGDVEFAERCAEEGWYCSFAGNVTFRNAPDLREAASVVPLHLLLTETDSPYLSPHPHRGQPNEPARVSLVAEELADVHGTTTYEMGRVTSQNARRAFGLLAPPANAAG; from the coding sequence GTGTACACCGATACCCACTGCCACCTGGAGATGCTCGACATCCCGCCCGGTGAGGCGGTTGATCGAGCGCGCGCCGACGGGGTCGACACCCTCGTCACGGTCGGCATCGATCTCGCCTCGTCGGCCGAGTGCGTCGGCACCGCCTCCGCGTTCGACGGTGTCTGGGCCTCCGTCGGGATCCACCCGCACAACGCGATCGAGGCCACCGAGGCCGTGCTGGGCCACCTCCGTTCCCTGGCCGAACACCCCCAGGTCGTGGCGATCGGTGAGACGGGCCTCGACTGGTTCAGGGACCACTCGCCGGCCGTGCGCCAGGAGGAGGCGTTCCGCGAGCAGCTGCGCCTCGCCAAGGAACTCGGCCGGACGCTCGTGATCCACTGCCGGGAGGCCCACAAGGACCTCCTACGGGTGCTCGAGGACGAGGGGGCACCCGAGCGCACCGTGATGCACTGCTTCTCGGGCGACGTGGAGTTCGCCGAGCGGTGCGCCGAGGAGGGTTGGTACTGCTCGTTCGCCGGGAACGTGACCTTCCGGAACGCTCCCGACCTCCGCGAAGCCGCCTCCGTGGTGCCGCTCCACCTCCTGCTCACCGAGACGGACAGTCCGTACCTCTCGCCGCACCCGCACCGCGGTCAACCCAACGAGCCGGCTCGCGTGTCCCTCGTCGCGGAGGAGCTCGCCGACGTCCACGGGACGACCACCTACGAGATGGGGCGCGTGACGAGCCAGAACGCGCGACGCGCGTTCGGTCTCCTTGCACCTCCCGCGAACGCCGCGGGCTAG
- the rsmA gene encoding 16S rRNA (adenine(1518)-N(6)/adenine(1519)-N(6))-dimethyltransferase RsmA, whose protein sequence is MARAEVGPRDLVVEVGPGLGALTLVLREAGAHVLAVEVDRGLVTALREVVLPGLDGVDVVHADAMTIDWSEWLERPAVFVANLPYHAATPILLRALASGAFTRLHAMVQREVGERWAARAGHPRYGAVSVKVAAHAAARVDAAISRRAFYPQPNVDSVTVRLEPRPWHADVPRDRVLGLVEAGFAQRRKRLRNTLAREGSGPAHIEDALARAGLSTTARPEELDLEAWIALARALDRS, encoded by the coding sequence GTGGCTCGTGCCGAGGTGGGTCCGCGGGACCTGGTCGTCGAGGTCGGACCGGGCCTCGGCGCCCTGACCCTCGTCCTGCGCGAGGCCGGTGCGCACGTACTGGCGGTCGAGGTCGACCGAGGCCTCGTCACCGCGCTGCGCGAGGTGGTGCTCCCCGGTCTCGACGGGGTGGACGTCGTTCACGCTGACGCGATGACGATCGACTGGAGCGAGTGGCTGGAGCGGCCGGCGGTGTTCGTCGCGAACCTCCCGTACCACGCGGCCACGCCGATCCTGCTGCGCGCACTCGCCAGCGGTGCCTTCACCCGACTGCACGCGATGGTGCAGCGCGAGGTGGGGGAGCGGTGGGCCGCGCGGGCGGGACATCCCCGCTACGGCGCGGTGAGCGTGAAGGTCGCCGCTCATGCCGCTGCACGCGTCGATGCGGCGATCTCCCGGCGTGCGTTCTACCCGCAGCCCAATGTCGACTCCGTCACGGTTCGGCTCGAGCCGCGGCCCTGGCACGCCGATGTGCCTCGCGATCGCGTGCTGGGCCTCGTGGAGGCCGGCTTCGCCCAGCGCCGCAAGCGGCTGCGGAACACCCTCGCCCGCGAGGGGAGCGGGCCCGCCCACATCGAGGATGCGCTCGCACGCGCCGGCCTGTCGACCACGGCGCGGCCCGAGGAGCTGGACCTCGAAGCGTGGATCGCCCTCGCCCGCGCGCTCGACCGTTCCTGA
- a CDS encoding ribose-phosphate diphosphokinase: protein MTTDDVLVFGGSGSPRLTAAICDYLQIAQGAGEVLRFKEGNLFPRILDNVRGREVYIVQSTVFPANDHFMELLFWLDAFTRASAQSVTAVVPYFSYAQGDKKDEPRVSIRARVCADAIEAAGADRMVTLDLHAPQIQGFFTVPVDDLHALPSLAGEIERLELDDMVIVAPDAGYAKTARRYARYLGVPLAIGDKERAAHDDHAEIIDLIGDVEGRSAVIVDDFSISAQTMVGMATELDRRGAKEVVAALAHGVFAEPAMERIDASPLTRVVTTDSVENQPVVFSDKVHVVSVAPLFGEAIRRIHNRESISVLFPM, encoded by the coding sequence GTGACGACCGACGACGTGCTCGTGTTCGGTGGCTCGGGGAGCCCTCGGCTGACGGCGGCGATCTGCGACTACCTGCAGATCGCACAGGGCGCCGGCGAGGTGCTGCGCTTCAAGGAAGGCAACCTCTTCCCCCGGATCCTGGATAACGTGCGGGGCCGGGAGGTCTACATCGTCCAGTCGACGGTGTTCCCCGCCAACGACCACTTCATGGAGTTGCTGTTCTGGCTCGACGCCTTCACCCGGGCCAGCGCCCAGTCGGTGACCGCCGTCGTGCCCTACTTCAGCTACGCCCAGGGCGACAAGAAGGACGAGCCCCGCGTGTCGATCCGCGCGCGGGTGTGCGCGGACGCGATCGAGGCCGCGGGCGCGGACCGCATGGTCACCCTCGACCTGCACGCGCCGCAGATCCAGGGGTTCTTCACCGTGCCCGTCGACGACCTGCACGCCCTGCCGAGCCTCGCCGGCGAGATCGAGCGCCTGGAACTCGACGACATGGTGATCGTCGCCCCCGATGCGGGCTACGCGAAGACCGCCCGCCGCTACGCGCGATACCTGGGCGTGCCGCTGGCCATCGGCGACAAGGAACGGGCCGCCCACGACGACCACGCGGAGATCATCGACCTCATCGGCGACGTGGAGGGGCGGTCGGCGGTCATCGTGGACGATTTCTCCATCTCCGCGCAGACCATGGTGGGGATGGCGACCGAACTGGACCGGCGCGGGGCCAAGGAAGTGGTCGCAGCCCTCGCGCACGGCGTCTTCGCCGAACCCGCCATGGAGCGCATCGACGCGAGCCCGCTCACCCGCGTCGTCACCACCGACTCGGTGGAGAACCAGCCGGTGGTGTTCAGCGACAAGGTGCACGTCGTCTCGGTCGCGCCCCTGTTCGGCGAGGCCATCCGACGCATCCACAATCGGGAGAGCATCAGCGTGCTCTTCCCGATGTGA
- the rsmI gene encoding 16S rRNA (cytidine(1402)-2'-O)-methyltransferase, whose product MAVNEGGVGQLVVVATPIGNLDDLSPRAVAALASADVVAAEDTRRTGRLLAHAGLDRPLLSYHEHNEARRAVHLLDRVAAGETVALVTDAGTPGVSDPGQRAVREAVDRGLRVEAVPGPVAAVHALVLSGLATDRFAVEGFLPRKAGERGRRLAELADDRRTLVFYVAPHRAAADLAAMAEAFGSERSAALARELTKLHEEVWRGSLSELAERAEAGLKGEVTVVVAGAPEPGGEDVSDDDLVARVRELVATGTTKKDAIAEVARAASVPKRRVYQAVLDRG is encoded by the coding sequence GTGGCTGTGAACGAAGGCGGCGTGGGCCAACTCGTCGTCGTCGCGACGCCGATCGGCAACCTCGACGACCTGTCGCCCCGAGCGGTCGCGGCGCTCGCCAGTGCCGACGTCGTGGCCGCCGAGGACACCCGCCGGACGGGACGCCTCCTGGCGCACGCCGGCCTGGACCGTCCGCTGCTCAGCTACCACGAGCACAACGAGGCGCGTCGCGCGGTGCATCTGCTCGACCGTGTCGCCGCGGGGGAGACCGTCGCGCTCGTCACCGATGCCGGCACGCCCGGCGTGAGCGATCCGGGCCAGCGCGCGGTCCGCGAGGCCGTCGACCGCGGTCTGCGGGTGGAGGCCGTGCCGGGACCGGTCGCGGCGGTGCACGCCCTCGTGCTGTCGGGCCTGGCGACCGACCGGTTCGCGGTCGAAGGGTTCCTGCCGCGGAAGGCCGGCGAGCGGGGCCGCCGGCTCGCCGAGCTCGCGGACGATCGCCGCACGCTGGTCTTCTACGTGGCCCCGCACCGCGCGGCCGCCGACCTGGCTGCGATGGCCGAGGCGTTCGGGTCGGAGCGGTCCGCCGCGCTGGCCCGCGAGCTCACCAAGCTGCACGAGGAGGTGTGGCGCGGCTCGTTGTCCGAGCTCGCCGAACGCGCCGAGGCCGGATTGAAGGGGGAGGTGACGGTGGTCGTCGCCGGCGCGCCGGAACCGGGTGGAGAGGACGTGAGCGACGATGACCTCGTGGCGCGCGTCCGCGAGCTCGTCGCGACCGGGACGACGAAGAAGGACGCGATCGCCGAGGTCGCCCGCGCCGCCTCGGTTCCCAAGCGCCGGGTGTACCAGGCCGTGCTCGACCGCGGCTGA
- the metG gene encoding methionine--tRNA ligase, with the protein MKDTYYLTTPIYYVNDVPHIGHAYTTVAADVLARWRRLNGDRVHLLTGTDEHGQKVARAAEERGLDPQAHCDDILPRWKEMLELLGISNDDFIRTTEDRHTARVQEFMQRLYDQGDLYKSVYSGPYCVRCEAYYSESELVDGDQCPIHRQPVERLEQENWFFRLSKYGPALLELYDSRPEFVQPDVRRNEVRAFVESGLEDISATRTEFSWGVPCPWDEGHIFYVWFDALLNYITAIGYGADDDAFARRWPADVHLIGKDILRFHAVYWPAMLIAAGVEVPRQVYAHGFLLVGGEKMGKSNATGIQPSELVDHFGRDCYRYYFLREISFGQDGTFSWESMEARYETDLANELGNLANRVLNMVTRYADAKVPDPSVAGGEPGPEEERLAADRQAAVEGMAEFDQLAFKKGLEHLWVLVRGVNRYVEATEPWQLNKRGETARLARVLYEGVDALRVIAVLVSPVMPDAAGKLWHKLGPDEPLETQRLPDAGHGGRTAVGATVERGELLFPKLPEEAGT; encoded by the coding sequence ATGAAGGACACCTACTACCTCACGACGCCCATCTACTACGTCAACGACGTGCCGCACATCGGCCACGCCTACACGACGGTGGCCGCCGATGTGCTCGCCCGTTGGCGTCGGCTCAACGGGGACCGTGTGCACCTGCTCACGGGCACCGACGAGCACGGGCAAAAGGTCGCGCGGGCCGCCGAGGAGCGTGGCCTGGACCCGCAGGCCCACTGCGACGACATCCTCCCCCGGTGGAAGGAGATGCTGGAGCTGCTCGGCATCTCCAACGACGACTTCATCCGCACCACCGAGGACCGTCACACCGCGCGGGTGCAGGAGTTCATGCAGCGCCTCTACGACCAGGGCGACCTCTACAAGTCGGTCTACTCCGGGCCGTACTGCGTCCGCTGCGAGGCGTACTACTCCGAGAGCGAGCTGGTCGACGGCGACCAGTGCCCGATCCACCGCCAGCCGGTCGAGCGTCTCGAGCAGGAGAACTGGTTCTTCCGCCTGTCGAAGTACGGCCCGGCGCTGCTCGAGCTGTACGACTCGCGCCCCGAGTTCGTCCAGCCCGACGTCCGCCGCAACGAGGTCCGCGCGTTCGTCGAGTCGGGGCTCGAGGACATCTCGGCCACCCGCACGGAGTTCAGCTGGGGGGTGCCGTGCCCCTGGGACGAGGGCCACATCTTCTACGTGTGGTTCGACGCGCTGCTCAACTACATCACCGCGATCGGCTACGGCGCGGACGACGACGCGTTCGCGCGCCGCTGGCCAGCCGACGTGCACCTCATCGGCAAGGACATCCTGCGCTTCCACGCCGTGTACTGGCCGGCGATGCTCATCGCCGCGGGCGTCGAGGTGCCCCGCCAGGTGTACGCGCACGGGTTCCTGCTCGTCGGCGGCGAAAAGATGGGCAAGTCGAACGCGACGGGGATCCAGCCCTCGGAGCTCGTCGACCACTTCGGCCGGGACTGCTATCGCTACTACTTCCTGCGCGAGATCTCGTTCGGCCAGGACGGGACGTTCAGCTGGGAGTCGATGGAGGCCCGCTACGAGACCGACCTCGCCAACGAGCTCGGCAACCTCGCCAACCGCGTGCTGAACATGGTGACCCGCTACGCCGACGCCAAGGTGCCCGATCCCTCGGTGGCCGGCGGTGAGCCGGGACCCGAGGAGGAGCGCCTGGCCGCGGATCGCCAGGCGGCGGTCGAAGGGATGGCCGAGTTCGACCAGCTCGCCTTCAAGAAGGGCCTCGAGCATCTGTGGGTGCTCGTGCGCGGGGTCAACCGGTACGTCGAGGCGACCGAGCCGTGGCAGCTGAACAAGCGAGGTGAGACCGCGCGGCTCGCGCGGGTGCTCTACGAGGGCGTCGACGCGCTCCGGGTGATCGCGGTGCTCGTCTCGCCGGTGATGCCCGACGCCGCCGGCAAGCTGTGGCACAAGCTCGGCCCCGACGAGCCGTTGGAGACCCAGCGCCTCCCCGACGCCGGGCACGGCGGGCGCACGGCGGTCGGTGCGACCGTCGAGCGCGGCGAGCTGCTCTTTCCCAAGCTGCCCGAGGAGGCCGGGACGTAG
- a CDS encoding SigE family RNA polymerase sigma factor produces MDATTLLPRPTTTSTTVPVLDDTEDFTAIFAAHHDEAVRLAYLICGDQDRAEDAVADAMVKVWRAWQRGRIDNPRAYLRRAVVNQVNSRFRRLALERREAERRVGDDRGPRDPDTQVVDRDEIFEALQQLPSRQRTAIVLRYYEDLPEREAADLMGCSVGTVKSAVSRGLERLRSMVGEEVA; encoded by the coding sequence ATGGATGCGACGACCCTGCTGCCACGACCAACGACGACATCGACGACCGTACCGGTGCTCGACGACACCGAGGACTTCACCGCGATCTTCGCCGCCCACCACGACGAGGCGGTCCGGCTCGCCTACCTGATTTGCGGGGATCAGGATCGCGCCGAGGACGCGGTCGCCGACGCGATGGTCAAGGTCTGGCGGGCCTGGCAGCGGGGCAGGATCGACAACCCGCGGGCGTACCTTCGACGCGCTGTCGTGAACCAGGTGAACTCGCGGTTCCGTCGGCTCGCGCTGGAGCGGCGGGAGGCGGAGCGACGTGTCGGCGACGACCGGGGGCCGCGCGACCCGGACACGCAGGTCGTCGATCGTGACGAGATCTTCGAGGCGTTGCAGCAGCTGCCCTCGCGGCAGCGCACCGCGATCGTGCTGCGCTACTACGAGGACCTCCCCGAACGCGAGGCCGCCGACCTGATGGGCTGCAGCGTCGGCACGGTGAAGTCCGCGGTGTCGCGGGGCCTCGAACGCCTCCGTTCCATGGTGGGGGAGGAGGTGGCCTGA
- the glmU gene encoding bifunctional UDP-N-acetylglucosamine diphosphorylase/glucosamine-1-phosphate N-acetyltransferase GlmU, whose protein sequence is MSEHAAAERTAPDDAGRRGAVVLAAGKGTRFRSERAKVLHRVAGRTMLRWVLEALRPLGLDRVVVVVGHQADEVRAEAEASGLPGLVTVLQSEQRGTGHAVRCAVDDGALEGIDRVIVLPGDVPLLSARTLEPVLDAGDPAATVLTFDAADPAGYGRVLRDADGRVTRIVEHGDATDDERLVTEVNTAIYAFDARRLASELAALSSANAQGEEYLTDVIAPLVPHGVGAALAPEDEVAGINDRVQLADAGAVLRRRILERVMREGATVVDPQTTYVEADVTVGRDALLRPGTHLEGATRIADGAEVGPDTRLVDTRVEEGAVVAYSVASGANIGPGASVGPYAHLRSGTRLAAGAKVGEFVGTKSSVIGARSKVPHLAYIGDAEIGEDVNIGAATVTVNYDGFEKNRTVIGDRARVGSDTMLVAPVRIGVEAYTGAGSVITTDVPDGALGVERTEQRIIDGFAERKRAKHDRRQATAGGTSHGAGHRDGQDGSAPEEGPA, encoded by the coding sequence GTGAGCGAACACGCCGCTGCCGAACGCACCGCCCCCGACGACGCCGGGCGGCGTGGTGCGGTCGTGCTCGCCGCCGGGAAGGGCACCCGGTTCCGGTCGGAGCGAGCCAAGGTCCTGCACCGGGTGGCCGGCCGCACCATGCTGCGGTGGGTGCTGGAGGCGTTGCGGCCGCTCGGGCTCGACCGAGTCGTGGTCGTCGTGGGTCACCAGGCCGACGAGGTCAGGGCCGAGGCCGAGGCCTCCGGACTCCCGGGGCTCGTGACCGTGCTGCAGTCCGAGCAGCGAGGCACCGGCCACGCGGTCCGCTGCGCCGTGGACGACGGGGCGCTCGAGGGCATCGACCGCGTGATCGTCCTGCCCGGCGACGTCCCACTGCTCAGCGCCCGGACACTCGAACCGGTGCTCGACGCGGGGGATCCCGCCGCGACCGTCCTGACCTTCGACGCGGCGGATCCCGCGGGCTACGGACGGGTGCTCCGGGACGCCGACGGCCGGGTCACGCGCATCGTCGAGCACGGGGACGCGACCGACGACGAGCGTCTGGTGACCGAGGTGAACACGGCGATCTACGCGTTCGACGCTCGGCGGCTCGCCTCCGAGCTCGCGGCGCTGTCGAGCGCGAACGCGCAGGGCGAGGAGTACCTGACCGACGTGATCGCGCCGCTGGTCCCGCACGGGGTCGGGGCTGCCCTCGCCCCCGAGGACGAGGTCGCCGGGATCAACGACCGGGTGCAGCTGGCGGACGCGGGGGCCGTGCTGCGCCGCCGCATCCTGGAGCGGGTCATGCGTGAGGGCGCGACGGTCGTCGACCCGCAGACCACGTACGTGGAGGCCGACGTGACGGTCGGGCGCGATGCGCTGCTGCGCCCGGGCACACACCTCGAAGGCGCGACCCGCATCGCCGACGGCGCGGAGGTCGGCCCCGACACGCGCCTGGTGGACACGCGCGTGGAGGAGGGAGCGGTCGTCGCCTACAGCGTTGCCTCCGGTGCCAACATCGGGCCCGGCGCGTCCGTCGGCCCGTACGCGCACCTGCGCTCCGGAACGCGGCTGGCCGCGGGCGCCAAGGTGGGTGAGTTCGTCGGGACCAAGAGCAGCGTGATCGGGGCGCGCAGCAAGGTGCCGCACCTCGCGTACATCGGCGACGCCGAGATCGGCGAGGACGTGAACATCGGCGCGGCCACCGTGACGGTCAACTACGACGGGTTCGAGAAGAACCGCACCGTGATCGGGGACCGGGCGCGCGTCGGCAGCGACACCATGCTGGTGGCGCCCGTCCGTATCGGTGTCGAGGCCTACACCGGCGCCGGCTCGGTGATCACCACCGACGTGCCCGACGGGGCGCTCGGTGTCGAGCGGACCGAGCAGCGAATCATCGACGGCTTCGCCGAGCGCAAGCGCGCCAAGCACGACCGGCGGCAGGCCACGGCCGGTGGCACGAGCCACGGGGCGGGCCACCGGGACGGTCAGGACGGCTCAGCCCCCGAGGAAGGTCCCGCCTGA
- a CDS encoding PGPGW domain-containing protein: MDRESTRWVDRKIGRARGLVDSHGKVFRVMWVAVGVIVVAAGLAMTVFPGPVTVVVPLGLAMLAAVFGWARWLLLRTVEHGTEAKERFDRASLWVKALTVAASAAIAAAVLALMLL; this comes from the coding sequence ATGGACCGCGAGAGCACACGCTGGGTCGACCGCAAGATCGGCCGAGCCCGGGGACTCGTCGACAGCCACGGCAAGGTCTTCCGCGTGATGTGGGTGGCGGTCGGGGTGATCGTCGTCGCCGCGGGCCTCGCGATGACCGTGTTCCCCGGTCCCGTCACGGTGGTGGTCCCGCTCGGGCTCGCGATGCTCGCCGCGGTGTTCGGGTGGGCACGCTGGCTGCTGCTGCGCACCGTCGAGCACGGCACCGAGGCCAAGGAGCGGTTCGACCGCGCGAGCCTCTGGGTGAAGGCGCTGACGGTCGCGGCGTCGGCGGCGATCGCGGCAGCAGTGCTCGCCCTCATGCTGCTCTGA
- a CDS encoding GOLPH3/VPS74 family protein produces MVDDSPTDGTRLSLPEELLLLGWDDERGKNTGTANLLALLGGAAFLDLALRGAIDATGKHVEAREGDTGHPVLDGVLERIRTDRKSRDVKGWVGWYGQRNDLRDEVLDHLLAQGIVRREERKILGLIRLTRHPVTQRVRVEELRRRAGALLTSSEPLDDPRDAALGGLLEPAGGTLRARLVPRGQRRAAARRAKELAKGEGMSSEVADAIGEANAAAMAAITAAAAVSAASAGSSGGSN; encoded by the coding sequence ATGGTGGACGATTCCCCGACGGACGGCACACGCCTCTCCCTGCCGGAGGAGCTGCTCCTGCTCGGCTGGGACGACGAGCGGGGCAAGAACACGGGCACCGCGAACCTGCTCGCCCTCCTCGGCGGTGCCGCGTTCCTCGACCTCGCCCTGCGGGGGGCGATCGACGCGACCGGCAAGCACGTCGAGGCCCGCGAGGGCGACACCGGGCATCCCGTCCTCGACGGCGTGCTCGAGCGGATCCGCACCGACCGCAAGTCGCGTGACGTCAAGGGTTGGGTCGGGTGGTACGGCCAACGCAACGACCTGCGCGACGAGGTGCTCGACCATCTCCTCGCCCAGGGCATCGTGCGCCGCGAGGAGCGCAAGATCCTCGGGCTGATCCGCCTCACGCGACACCCGGTCACCCAGCGCGTGCGGGTGGAGGAACTGCGACGTCGGGCCGGTGCGCTGCTCACCTCGTCCGAGCCGCTCGACGACCCCCGCGACGCGGCGCTCGGCGGCCTGCTCGAACCCGCCGGAGGCACGCTCCGGGCGCGGCTGGTCCCACGAGGCCAGCGGCGTGCCGCGGCGCGGCGAGCCAAGGAGCTCGCCAAGGGGGAGGGGATGAGCTCGGAGGTGGCCGACGCCATCGGCGAGGCCAACGCGGCGGCGATGGCGGCGATCACCGCGGCCGCGGCCGTGTCGGCGGCGAGCGCCGGGTCGAGTGGTGGCTCGAACTGA
- a CDS encoding 4-(cytidine 5'-diphospho)-2-C-methyl-D-erythritol kinase: MPADRTTASRCVVRVPAKINLFLAVRGARPDGYHELTTVLQTVSVHDRVTATLVGPSERSQHPASRHRMRLELAEPDDEALPSGDANLAVRAARVLGRLAGLAALEGGASEGERDPRTLLELTKGIPVAGGMAGGSADAAAALVALNELWGCGLPRERLRDLGEEVGSDVPFCVIGGTALATGRGTSLARVLCRGQFHWVVVFDHEPLETPDVYRAWDAHCEPSEVEPDAVLQALRAEDALALGAALHNDLEPAAVALRPALADRKQALLDKGALGAVLSGSGPTLLALASDAEHARRLADDVRDLSAREPVVVSSPAGGPELKATTSSGPGHGRSS; this comes from the coding sequence GTGCCAGCCGATCGCACGACGGCGTCCCGGTGCGTCGTGCGCGTGCCCGCGAAGATCAACCTGTTCCTCGCGGTCCGAGGCGCACGCCCGGACGGCTACCACGAGCTCACGACGGTGCTGCAGACCGTGTCGGTCCACGACCGCGTGACCGCCACGCTGGTCGGCCCCAGTGAACGGTCCCAGCACCCGGCGTCCCGGCACCGGATGCGCCTCGAACTCGCCGAGCCCGACGACGAGGCCCTGCCATCGGGTGACGCCAACCTGGCGGTCCGCGCGGCACGCGTGCTCGGGCGCCTGGCCGGGCTCGCCGCGCTCGAGGGCGGGGCATCCGAGGGCGAGCGGGACCCCCGGACGCTGCTGGAGCTCACCAAGGGCATCCCCGTGGCCGGTGGCATGGCGGGAGGATCGGCCGACGCGGCGGCGGCCCTCGTCGCGCTCAACGAACTCTGGGGCTGCGGCCTGCCGCGCGAGCGACTGCGCGACCTCGGGGAGGAGGTCGGCAGCGACGTCCCCTTCTGCGTGATCGGGGGGACCGCGTTGGCGACCGGGCGCGGCACCTCCCTCGCCCGCGTGCTGTGCCGCGGTCAGTTCCACTGGGTCGTGGTGTTCGATCACGAGCCGCTCGAAACGCCGGACGTCTACCGTGCGTGGGACGCCCACTGCGAGCCGAGCGAGGTCGAGCCGGACGCGGTGCTCCAGGCCCTACGGGCCGAGGACGCGCTGGCGCTGGGTGCGGCGCTTCACAACGACCTGGAGCCGGCCGCCGTGGCGCTGCGCCCCGCCCTCGCCGACCGCAAGCAGGCCCTGCTCGACAAGGGGGCGCTCGGAGCCGTGCTGTCCGGGAGCGGGCCGACCCTGCTCGCGCTCGCGAGCGATGCCGAGCACGCGCGTCGTCTCGCCGACGACGTGCGCGATCTCAGCGCCCGTGAGCCGGTGGTGGTGTCCTCGCCGGCCGGCGGCCCCGAGCTGAAGGCGACGACCTCGTCGGGCCCCGGTCACGGACGTTCGTCATGA
- a CDS encoding resuscitation-promoting factor, which yields MPNLYELRSARGRLPSRRVVAVATMFAALPLLAAAAFAVAPATGDDGTPVAATTATPTPDRIAGPIDESIGDDEAEAQRISALAAAEAHDESSRDLGSRGAHPPVIPVTLVDGDEEAEVETAARTVEAFLAVEDVELDEHDRVDADPEEVLSEDDTVEIARAETVEEVRTEALAYETVRRETEDRERGDEVVVQSGQPGEREIVEEVVFVEGDEEAREVVDESVAEPVNEVVEVGTSEPAAAASNTGGGGAGSGVWDRLAECESNGNWSINTGNGYYGGLQFHANTWARYGGHEYAPNAHQATRAQQIAIAERTLQSEGWGAWPACSSKLGLR from the coding sequence ATGCCAAACCTTTACGAACTCCGCTCTGCCCGTGGACGCCTGCCGTCCCGACGCGTCGTCGCCGTGGCGACGATGTTCGCCGCGCTGCCTCTGCTCGCGGCCGCGGCGTTCGCGGTCGCCCCGGCCACCGGGGACGACGGGACTCCGGTCGCCGCGACCACGGCCACGCCCACCCCCGACCGGATCGCCGGGCCGATCGATGAGTCGATCGGCGACGACGAGGCCGAGGCTCAGCGGATCTCCGCTCTCGCGGCGGCCGAGGCCCACGACGAGTCGAGCCGGGACCTCGGCAGCCGCGGTGCGCATCCGCCGGTGATCCCCGTGACCCTCGTCGACGGCGACGAGGAGGCCGAGGTCGAGACGGCCGCGCGGACCGTCGAGGCGTTCCTGGCCGTCGAGGACGTCGAACTCGACGAGCACGACCGGGTCGATGCCGACCCCGAGGAAGTGCTGAGCGAGGACGACACCGTCGAGATCGCGCGCGCCGAGACGGTCGAGGAGGTGCGCACCGAGGCGCTCGCCTACGAGACGGTCCGCCGAGAGACCGAGGACCGCGAGCGGGGCGATGAGGTGGTCGTGCAGTCCGGGCAGCCCGGCGAGCGCGAGATCGTCGAGGAGGTCGTGTTCGTCGAGGGCGACGAGGAGGCCCGCGAGGTGGTCGACGAGTCCGTGGCAGAGCCGGTCAACGAGGTCGTCGAGGTCGGGACCTCCGAGCCCGCGGCCGCGGCGTCCAACACCGGAGGCGGGGGTGCCGGCTCCGGTGTCTGGGACCGCCTCGCCGAGTGCGAGTCGAACGGCAACTGGTCCATCAATACCGGCAACGGTTACTACGGTGGTCTGCAGTTCCACGCCAACACGTGGGCGCGGTACGGCGGGCACGAGTACGCTCCCAACGCCCACCAGGCGACCCGCGCACAGCAGATCGCCATCGCCGAGCGCACGCTGCAGTCCGAGGGCTGGGGTGCCTGGCCGGCGTGCTCGAGCAAGCTGGGGCTGCGCTAG